A segment of the Marinomonas posidonica IVIA-Po-181 genome:
CATTCGCCGCACCGGCTATGAAAACTGGCAACGCAACATTGCTGTGGCCTTAGGGAACGCCAAGACCACTGATGATATTCTTGATGCGTTAAAAAAAGCGCTTAAACACAGCTCGCCATTGGTTCAAGAACACATTGAATGGGCTTTGAAGCAGCATAATCACTGACCACATCACTACTCATTCAATTTATTTGCCAGAATATCGAATCAAACCTTCTTGCGCTATTGATGCAACCAATTCACCTTTTTGGTTAAAGATTTGTCCTCGTGCAAACCCTCTCGCCGAACAAGCTGATGGCGAATCTGCAACGAACAACAACCATTCATCCAAACGGAAAGGACGGTGAAACCAAATGGCATGATCCAAGCTCGCAATATTCAAATAAGGATTCCCAATGGATAAACCATGGGGCATCAAGGCCGTTTCAACAAAGCCATAGTCGGTTGTATAAGCCAGCATGGATTGATGAATTAATTCATCATCTGGCAAAGGTGCCACACTGCGAATCCACATATGACGCTTGGCGATGCCAGGACGAGGGCGAAACGGGTTTTGGTTTTCCACTATACGATATTCGATCGGGCGATCCGCAGTAAAGAGTTCGCGTACTTTCTGAGGAATTTCATCAGCATGGGCACGATATAAAGATAACTCAGACTTAAAGGCCTCTGGTCCTGGAACATTTGGCATCGCTTCTTGATGATCTAAACCGCTTTCCGTCAAATGGAACGACACCATCATTACCAAAATACTCTTACCAAACTGAGACGCCACGACTCGGCGCAAACTGAAACTGCCACCATCTCGCACGATTTCCACGTCATATTGAATTGGTTCAGCTGCATCACCTGGGCGTAAAAAGTAACAATGCAATGAGTGGGGAAAGCGCCCTGCTACGGTTTGAGTGGCGGCACTTACCCCTTGGCCGATAACATGGCCACCAAACAGTTTAGGAAAGCCCAAGTCCTGACTTCGACCGATAAATTG
Coding sequences within it:
- a CDS encoding acyl-CoA thioesterase, whose product is MNPVVTNLIELLKLERVSDTQFIGRSQDLGFPKLFGGHVIGQGVSAATQTVAGRFPHSLHCYFLRPGDAAEPIQYDVEIVRDGGSFSLRRVVASQFGKSILVMMVSFHLTESGLDHQEAMPNVPGPEAFKSELSLYRAHADEIPQKVRELFTADRPIEYRIVENQNPFRPRPGIAKRHMWIRSVAPLPDDELIHQSMLAYTTDYGFVETALMPHGLSIGNPYLNIASLDHAIWFHRPFRLDEWLLFVADSPSACSARGFARGQIFNQKGELVASIAQEGLIRYSGK